GCCTGGcacatcattttttttcccttcaacttttaagttcaggggtacatgtgcaggatgtgaggttacacaggtaaatgtggtACACAATATTCCTAATAAGGAAtgctagatgaatgaatgaacaccaCTACCTTAGGTCAGTGACCACTTGTCTTTTTTCTTGGACCTCTGAAATGGCCTCCTCACTGGTGACCCAGTCTTCAGTCTACTCAGACCCACCCTCTACACAGCTGCCAGCAAGTGGATTTTAGGAGGAAATCTAAATGCATCTCTCCCTGCACCCACTACTCCACAGACCCTCTGTCACTAGAGGTGACCTACGCTCCTTGCTACAGCAGGCAGAGCCCTCCTCACCAGCCTCACAACACCTGCCTCCAAACCTCAAAGGCCTTTATCACCTCAGACACCTTCCTGTTTCTTATCTCTaccccccaccaccccactaACTTTGATCTAAAATGCCTTGGCTGACTTCCATTTATCCTTCAAGTCTCATCTCCAATATAAACCCTAGCAAGAGGCCACAGCTCACCCCGGATTAGGTACTCCTCCTCTGAGAAACCCAAAGCCCCTGTATATGCGTCTTTTGTTGCATTTCCGAAATGGCTGAGACAGTGTTTATATGCATTTCTCAGCAGTTTCCAAGCTTCTGGAGTGCAAACTgaattttaattcactttttaatttccaGAAGACAGCACAGCATCCAGCACATAATTACTTACTAAATGCAGGATATATGACACACGGAtacacagagtgaaactccaagtCACTTTTCAAAACCACAAGTTTCTCTTCCCTGTGGTGTAGCTTTACAAACCTGAATTCCCTGTAGATACTATTAAAGGCGAGTGACGCTCCCAGCCTCTTGAAAGCATTGGGGTGAAGCGCAAGGCTGTAAAGTCGCTTGAAAAGCGATTTGGTGTTTACTGGACTCTTCTCCTGCTGCTGTGGTGTTATTTGCTTAATGGACCATTTAAGGAATTCTCGAATACACCGACCACAAAAATCTCTTAAAGTACTGTCAACAGGGTCCACAATTCCatcctgaaacaaaacaaagagaccTTGAGTTTACTAATTTTTATAACCACTAACAACTGAACACCCTTGGTCTATCTCTAAGCCTAACTAACGTAGGTTGAAAATTAATTTACAGCActagtcaagaaaaaaataaatattagtaaaaCCAATCTCCATAGTGTATCCAGAATCTAGGCTTATATAACTATTTCCTCTGACATAacgaaaacattttcttt
The Piliocolobus tephrosceles isolate RC106 unplaced genomic scaffold, ASM277652v3 unscaffolded_35953, whole genome shotgun sequence genome window above contains:
- the LOC113222890 gene encoding DNA-dependent protein kinase catalytic subunit-like — encoded protein: MQLIHWFTNNKKFESQDTVALLEAILDGIVDPVDSTLRDFCGRCIREFLKWSIKQITPQQQEKSPVNTKSLFKRLYSLALHPNAFKRLGASLAFNSIYREF